Within the Candidatus Saccharibacteria bacterium oral taxon 488 genome, the region CGGACAACACGTTAAATTAGCGCTGCGTGATAAAAATGGTAAACTGTTGCAGACGCTGGCGTTCAACGCATCAGAGGAATTCTTTCGCGATCCAGGTGATGAAGTAGCAGTGTGGTTTCAGCCAACCGTCAACGAGTGGCAGGGAGTGCGGACGGTTGAGGGACGGTTGCTACACGTAAGTAGTGCAGAATAGTTACAGCATAGGTGTCAGTAGCCACCGTATGGTTGATTTATATCAATTTATGTAATATAACAAAAGTCAGTTTGAGAAATAATCCGCACTGGAGCATTACGCACATGAGTGAAACAGCTAAAATAACACCAGACTATAGCTTTGACGAAGGTCTTCGTTTAGAACGAGTCAGTCATATAGTGCCCGCAGCAGAGGGCACTGAGAATAAGTTGTCTAATGATGGTAGAATAATTCAGATATCGCCAGAAAGGATTGAAGAGCTGGAGGCCAATCCGTGGCTTGATATCAACAAGGACCAGAAAGAAAAAGCTATTGAGCAGTTGAAAAACCCACGCTATATTCGTGGTTTGGGTGGCGTTGGAATTGAGGTTGCGCTAATCGGCGACCCTAGCGCGGGAGAGCTTCAGGCTGTGTATTATGGCTGGGGCGGTGCCTTTCGTCATCCGAACGCTCAGCGTGAAGCGGTCAATATGGTTTATGCAAATCCAGATGTTGCCTATATGGTAATGAATGGTCCAGGAATCGGTAATTCTGGTATGCTGCCAAAGTCGGTCCAAAAAGAAATCAGGCAGACTGGTAGCTATGTACCAGCAGGTGAATATTATGCAAAGGTGTTGGAGCATGTTGCTCAAGACTATGACGAGGTCAATGTAGCTGGACACTCACTGGGGGCAAGGCAAGCTGCGGGAATAGTCGCGAATATGGAGCCAGGTGCAGTATCGGAGTTACGATTGCATGATCCGACAGGTACACGGGATATGAGTCTGGGTGGTATTGCTGTTGGCTTTTTCGGAAAAGAAGGAGCAGAGGACGCTCGGTATGCTAAGGAGTCTGCTTCTCCAACAGCTAAAGAAGCTGGCTTGATACCGCTTGCCGTGGAAGCTCCTCATCTCCGTGATACCGAATATGCAAAGGGCGTTCAGTTTAGCCCGGAGGAGTTGGACCGTCCGTTTGAAGCACCAAAGAATGGTTGGATTCAGTCTTTCTTGGTTGATCCGTCTGGATTGAAACGGAATGCGTTTGAGGGTGACTTCCAGGCGGCGGCTCCAAATGTGCGAAAGAGGATTGATATTTTAGTACCAGAACTGAGCCATCTAAACAAGTGGGAAGATATTCAAATGATAGTTGAGCGTGCACGTAATATACGTAATATACCTAATATTCCAGAAATCAGTCAGTGGAATATCCTTCGTCATACACACGCCAATATGAACCAGCCGGCAAGTTTGGCGGCGATATATTCGGTTGATCTGGAATACTAATTTGTCAAATATTTTCTCATCTGTTATAATGCAAAAAGTATGGTTCAAGTTACACGTAAAGATCAGAAGGAAGCGAACGAGAATGTGATTCGTCGCTTTAATCGCAAGGTGCTGCAGAGCGGTGTCCTTGCACGGGCAAAGTCGGTGATGCGATTTGCCAAGCCGATTTCCAAGGTTGAGCGCCGCAAGAAAGCGATTATTCGCCGCGAGCGCCGGGCCGAGAAAACAGCCAGGATGCGTATGGGAGCAACGCGTTAATGTCGGCGCTAAAAGCGCGTATTGCTGATGATATGAAAGCCGCTCTTCTAGGGCGGCATCGTTTTCGGGGTGACGTCCTACGTAGTTTGAAGGCGGCAATTCTTAATGAGGAGGTATCGCTCGGTAAGCGCGACGAGGGCCTAAGTGATGCAGAAGTCGAGAAGGTTATTGCCCGCGAAGTTAAAAAACGCAAAGAAGGTGCCGAATTATACCGGGCAAATGGCCGAGCGGAACTAGCTGAGCCAGAGGAGAAGGAGGCAGCTATTTTACAGGAGTATCTGCCTAAACAGCTGAGCGAAGATGAGATTCGGGTAATGGTCGAGGCAGCGGTTGCTGATTTGGGTGCGACGATGCAGCAGATGGGTCAGGTGATCGGTGCGGTGAAGGCTAAGGCTGGCAATGCGGCTGACGGCGCCTTGATTGCGAAAATTACCAAAGAAACGCTAGCAAAACAATAACAACACAGAAAAAGGAGCAAAGGATGATCTTATTGTTTGGGCCGCCGGGGGCTGGTAAAAGTATGCAGGGGCAGATGTTGGCAGCGCGCCAGGGTTGGAAATGGCTATCGACCGGCGAGATGTTGCGCCGAAGTAATGATCCGGCGGTGATTGATATTTTACGCTCGGGCGAGCTGGTGAGCGATGCGTTGATTTACCAAGTGTTTGAGCAGGCGGTGCAGGATGCGCGCGATAAAAAATATCCAAATATCATTGTGGATGGCTTTCCGCGGACGAAAGAACAGGCGGCATGGCTGGATGAGTATATGGCACGGATGAGTGAGAAGATTGATACGGTGATTTCACTGGAAGTGCCGGAGGCGGAAATTATGCGGCGGCTAGAAAAGCGTGGCCGGTTGGAGGATACGCCAGAGGCGATTGCCCGGCGAATGACGATTTATCGGCAAAAAATGTATCCGGTGTTGGGGATTTTTGCTGAGGCAGGCGTTAGGATTGTCCATCTGGACGGCGTCGGGACGGCTGGTGAAGTACATGACCGGATTTATGAAGAGGTGGCGTACGCATGCCAACTTTAATTACGGGTGAGAAAACGCCGCAGCAGATGAAGGATATGCGCGAATGCGGGCGGATGTTGGCGACGATTTATGACGAGTTGCGCCAGCGGGTAACGGCTGGTATGAGTGAATTGGATGTCAATGAGTTTGCGGCCGGGCGAATCAAGGATTTTGGTGCGGAAGCGACGTATTTGACAGATGAGGTAAAATTTCCAGGGGTGATCTGCGTGTCGACTAATGAGCAATTGGTGCACTCGTTCCCGACAGACTATGTATTTGAGAAAGGCGACGTGGTGAGTTTTGACCTGGTGATCGGCTACCGCGGTATGAAAACCGATAGCGCCTTTACTATGGTGATTGACGAAGAGCCGCGCGGCGCTAAGAAGCATTTGCTGCACGCGACGGAACAGAGTTTGTATGCGGGAATTGATGCGATTTCTGGCGAGGGAACGCGCGTTGGCGATATCTCGGCGGGCGTGGAAGCGGTGTTGAAGAAAGCGAAATTGGGTATCATTCGCGAGCTGGTTGGCCACGGCGTAGGACTGGAGATGCACATGAGTCCAGAGATTCCAAATTATGGTCGCCGCGGTACCGGGCCGGTGCTGCACGCAGGCGACACAATTGCCATCGAGCCGATGGCTAGCCTCGGCAGCGAGAAAATTGTGACCGAGGACGACGGCTGGACGATTAGCATGAAAGACGGCAGTTTGGGTGCACATTTTGAACACACCGTATTGATTACTGAGACGGGTGCGGAGATTTTGACGACACTCTAGGCTATCTGGTATACTAAGCATATGCAAGAACAATCTCGATATGTGGTAGGAATTGATGTTGGTACAAAGACCGTGCGCTGCGTGGTCGGACATATCGGGGAGTCGGGACTGCCGAACATCGTTGGTGTTGGTGTGAGTGAGAATAGCGGCATGCGTAAAGGTGCGGTATCGAACTTGACGGGGCCGGCGGCGGCGATTGACAAGGCGCTCGAGGCGGCCGAACGCATGAGCGGCCATCATATCAATGCAGCGGCACTGAGCGTCAATGGGTCACATATCTTGAGCACCAAGGCCGATGGCATGATCGCGGTGGGGATGAGCGGCGGCGAAGTGACAGACGAGGACGTGCTGCGGATCGAGGAAGTGGCGACGACCGGGAAGGTGCCGGCTAATCGAGAGATTTTGGAGATTGTGCCGCATGCCTATCGGCTGGATGGGCAGGACAACATCAAGGATCCGGTGGGGATGAGTGGGACGCGCCTGGAGCTACGAGCCAATGTGGTCTCGGGCTTGACGCCGTATGTGGCGAATTTACGCCGGTCGGCCGAGATGGCGAATGTCACTGCCTCGAGCCTAACACCAAGCGTGTTGGCGGCAGCGCGAGCGGTGCTCAGCGAGTCGCAGATTGAGAACGGCGTGGCGGTTATCGACATTGGCGGCAGTACAACGGGAGTGGCGGTATTTGAAGAGGGCGATTTGCAGCATGTGGCGGTGATCCCTATGGGGGCGCAGAACGTGACAAATGATGTGGCGATTGGGCTCAAGACCGACCCGGAGATCGCTGAGGCGGTTAAATTGGCGCATGCCCGGCTGGGCGGCGGTAAGGCTGGTCGCGTTGATACCAAATACGACAAACAGGTGTATACGTTTGAACAAAGCGAGATTGATGAGATTGTTGAGGCGCGCTATGAGGAGATTTTCGAGCTCGTTGCCAAAGAACTGAAGCGGGCCGGTGGCATCGGACGGCTGCCGAGCGGCGTGGTGCTGGTTGGTGGTGGCGCCAAGGTTAAGGATCTGGTCGAATTTGCGAAAAATAGCCTCGGCGTGGCGGCTAAGCTAGGCGTGCCGGCAGGATATGCGGGCGTGAGTGACGAGGCGAATGGGCCGGAGTTTGCGGCGGCAATTGGTCTGATGCTCATTGATGGGGCGGGGACTGAGCGGGCCGAGCACGCGCAGAGCAAGGTAGGTTCGGTGACCAAGAAAGCCGGCGGAATGATTAGTCGATTGCTAGCGAGGTTTAAGTAGAAGCTAGTAGACAAAGATGGTATACTTGATAAGAGAAAGATAGGGAGAGGAAAATGCCGCAGATTACACCAAGTGAAGTTCAAACGTTTGCCAGTATCAAAGTTGTCGGTGTCGGTGGAGCTGGCGGTTCGGCCATCAATCGGATGAAAGATGCGGGGCTCGCTGGCGTGCAGTTTATCGCCATGAATACTGATGCTCAGGCACTGCACAATTCTAAGGCGGATGTTAAGATTCACCTTGGGCATACCACGACTAATGGGCTGGGTGCCGGTGCTGATCCGATGGTTGGTGAGGCGGCGGCTAATGAGTCGCGCGAGGAGATTCGCCAGGCACTTGAGGGCGCGGACATGGTGTTTGTGACGATTGGTGCTGGTGGCGGCACTGGATCGGGCGCTGGGCATATCGTGGCGGAGATCGCTCGCGAGATGGACATCCTGGTGGTTGGCGTGGCGACGCGGCCGTTTAGTTTTGAAGGCGAGAAGCGTCGGGTGAATGCAGACTGGGCAATTACTCACTTGGGCCGACAGGTTGATACTTTGATTACTATTCCGAATGACCGATTGCTGCAGACGATTGATCGGCGGACGCCGCTGCTCGAGACGTTCAAGATTGCTGATGACGTGCTGCGCCAAGGTGTGCAGGGTATTTCTGAGCTGATTACCGAGCATGGTTTGATTAATCTCGACTTTGCTGACGTCAAGGCGGTGATGAGTCGGGCTGGTTCGGCGCTGATGGGGATCGGTCGGGCCGATGGCGAGAACCGTGCGGTGCAGGCCGCTCAGCAAGCGATCGAGAGTCCGCTGATCGAGGTGTCGATTGACGGTGCGAAGGGCGTGCTGTTTAATGTGACTGGTGGCTATGACATGAGTATGGCGGAGATTCAGGAGGCGGCTGAGGTAATTACCAGCGCGGTCAGCCCTGATGCCAATATTATCTTTGGAGCGACGCTCAAGCCAGAACTCGAAGACGAGGTGATCATCACGGTTATCGCCACTGGGTTTGATAGCGAGACGTATCATGATCATGAGGTGAGTTTGACGAGTGAAGCGTCGCATGAATCAGAGACTGAGGTTGATGACGAGGTGGTTGAAGGGATTGATCTGGAGCTCAGTGAGCAGAGCGGAGCGACAGACTTTACGTCCGAGCAGGAAAATAACATCTGGGATCAGCCAGCTGAGGATGAGGCGGACGAAGATGATACGCCAGCATTCCTTCGTCGCCGCAAAAAGAACAAGGAGGAATAAATGAGCGGATTTAACATTGGTGATAGCCGCGTGATTGAGTCGCGAGAGGTTTCTGATGGCGTGGCGATTCGCCGCCGCCGCGAGACGCCGGATGGACGGCGTTTCACTACGTATGAACGAGTAGAAAAGCCAAACCTCATTGTGATTAAAAAAAACGGCAGTCGTGAACTGTTTGATCGAGTTAAGCTCGCGCATGCGGTGCGCCAGTCGGTCGGCAAATTCCTTAAATCCGACGAGGAAGTCGAGTCGATTATCACGGCGGTTGAGGATAAATTATATGCCCTGGGCGCCTCAGAGGTACCGTCGCGGCAGATCGGCGAGTTTGTGTTGGATGAGTTAGCGAAGCGTAACGAGGTGGCGTACGTACGTTTTGCCAGCGTGTTTCAGAAGTTTGAAACGCTGGATGATTTCGTCAAGATACTAGAACAACGCCGCCAGAAAGGACAAGAATAATGCGAGTCGTCGTCGTATATCGGGCAGAAAGTGATTACGCGCGCCAAGTCACTAGTTTTCTACATGACTTTAGTCGGCAGACGGGACATACGATTGAGGAACTTGACCCAGATTCGGCTGAGGGCAGCGATTTTTGCCGGACATACGACATCGTTGAATACCCGACCGTTATCGCATTGAGCGCTGATAGCCAGATGCAGAATATGTGGTGCGGATTACCGCTACCGACGATTAGTGAGGTGAGTTTTTATGTTTGATATGCTGCGTAAGTGGCTCTCGAACAAAGATTCAAAACGCCGGCAGTTCGCAGCATTAGTGCTGCTGCTCGGCAGCGGTTTGGGCTTGTTGGCCTCGTTTGTACTGTCGATCGAGGCGCTGACGCTTGCTAAAAATTCGCATGCTGCATTGAACTGCGACTTGAATTCGGTGATAAGCTGTTCGGCGGTGGCAAACCATTGGTCGGCGACACTACTCGGCTTTCCCAATAGTTTCATCGGCGTGATGACGCTACCAGTAATGGTGACAATTGCGGTGGCGTTGCTAGCCGGTGCGAAGTTGCCGAAGTGGTTTATGTGGGGCGCGCAGCTTGGTGCGGTGGCGGGCCTTCTGTTTGCTGGTTGGATGTTTTATATGAGTTATGTTGAGATTGGCGCGTTGTGTCCGTGGTGTTTGACGCTGGACGCGGGTATGCTGCTGGTCTGTTACGGATTGACGAGATATAATGTGGTGACTAGGATGGTTGGCGGTAGGCGTACGAGAAAATTTGTCGATCGGGGATTTGACACGTTCCTGTTGGCGCTAGTGACCGTTGTGATCGTTGTTGTTATTTTGGCAACATTCGGGCGTGAGCTATTCGCATAAATTAAGAGTAGGCGTATTGAATAATGGTACTAGTATCCGTATACTAGGCATATGAAGAAAAATTTTCTCGTCAGAGCGTTTTTGGGCATTACCATCGTGGCGCTCGGCGGGATTCTGCTGCTGCGGAATCTCGGGATTATTACCTTTGATAACTGGCACCTATTTTGGGGTACTTTTTGGGCAGGTATATTCCTCCTGGCTGGTTTATCAGCACTATTCAGCTCCCGCAGACCAGCGGCCTGGGTATGGGGGTTACTGTTGATAGCTGTTGGTACGGCGATCGGACTGAACACCTATAATGTGATTAATGTTAGTGTCTGGAAGCTATTTTGGCCAGTGATATTAATCATTGTTGGCTTGGTAATCATGCTGAGTATCGGGTCTGGGGGCCGCAGACGATCTAAGAAGCTGGCTGCTGATGGTAGCGATAACGAAAAAGTTGCAATTTTTTACGGCGAAGAATCGCGGGTGAAAGGCGATTATACCGGCGGTTCAGTGACGGCGATATTTGGCGGCGTGGAGTTGGATCTACGTCAGGCGAAGATTAAGGACGGTGCGGTAATTGATGTGTTTACGTTTTGTGGCGGCGCCAGCATTAGTTTGCCGGACGACGTAATTGTCCAAAATGAGGTTCGTGGTATTTTGGGCGGCAGTGAGGATAAAACTGCGCCGAAGTCTTCTGCTAAAAAGACAATCCACCTGAGGGGTGAGTGTATTTTGGGCGGCTTGGAAGTTAAATAAGCTTTTTACCGTACAAAAGGCCAGTGGAGAATTCTACTGGCCTTTATGTTCTAAGGGCAGTGCACGGCAGAAGCATTATAAACTTGACAAATATAGATATATAGAGTATTATTTTGATAGTTCAGTAAAGATAAGAAAAAAAGGAATTAGGTAAAAATAATGCATGATCATCTATCGCCACGACATGAGCATCCGATACCAC harbors:
- the ftsZ gene encoding cell division protein FtsZ, with the translated sequence MPQITPSEVQTFASIKVVGVGGAGGSAINRMKDAGLAGVQFIAMNTDAQALHNSKADVKIHLGHTTTNGLGAGADPMVGEAAANESREEIRQALEGADMVFVTIGAGGGTGSGAGHIVAEIAREMDILVVGVATRPFSFEGEKRRVNADWAITHLGRQVDTLITIPNDRLLQTIDRRTPLLETFKIADDVLRQGVQGISELITEHGLINLDFADVKAVMSRAGSALMGIGRADGENRAVQAAQQAIESPLIEVSIDGAKGVLFNVTGGYDMSMAEIQEAAEVITSAVSPDANIIFGATLKPELEDEVIITVIATGFDSETYHDHEVSLTSEASHESETEVDDEVVEGIDLELSEQSGATDFTSEQENNIWDQPAEDEADEDDTPAFLRRRKKNKEE
- the nrdR gene encoding transcriptional repressor NrdR, translated to MSGFNIGDSRVIESREVSDGVAIRRRRETPDGRRFTTYERVEKPNLIVIKKNGSRELFDRVKLAHAVRQSVGKFLKSDEEVESIITAVEDKLYALGASEVPSRQIGEFVLDELAKRNEVAYVRFASVFQKFETLDDFVKILEQRRQKGQE
- a CDS encoding GatB/YqeY, whose translation is MSALKARIADDMKAALLGRHRFRGDVLRSLKAAILNEEVSLGKRDEGLSDAEVEKVIAREVKKRKEGAELYRANGRAELAEPEEKEAAILQEYLPKQLSEDEIRVMVEAAVADLGATMQQMGQVIGAVKAKAGNAADGALIAKITKETLAKQ
- a CDS encoding oxidoreductase, with product MILLFGPPGAGKSMQGQMLAARQGWKWLSTGEMLRRSNDPAVIDILRSGELVSDALIYQVFEQAVQDARDKKYPNIIVDGFPRTKEQAAWLDEYMARMSEKIDTVISLEVPEAEIMRRLEKRGRLEDTPEAIARRMTIYRQKMYPVLGIFAEAGVRIVHLDGVGTAGEVHDRIYEEVAYACQL
- the ftsA gene encoding cell division protein FtsA, producing MQEQSRYVVGIDVGTKTVRCVVGHIGESGLPNIVGVGVSENSGMRKGAVSNLTGPAAAIDKALEAAERMSGHHINAAALSVNGSHILSTKADGMIAVGMSGGEVTDEDVLRIEEVATTGKVPANREILEIVPHAYRLDGQDNIKDPVGMSGTRLELRANVVSGLTPYVANLRRSAEMANVTASSLTPSVLAAARAVLSESQIENGVAVIDIGGSTTGVAVFEEGDLQHVAVIPMGAQNVTNDVAIGLKTDPEIAEAVKLAHARLGGGKAGRVDTKYDKQVYTFEQSEIDEIVEARYEEIFELVAKELKRAGGIGRLPSGVVLVGGGAKVKDLVEFAKNSLGVAAKLGVPAGYAGVSDEANGPEFAAAIGLMLIDGAGTERAEHAQSKVGSVTKKAGGMISRLLARFK
- the map gene encoding type I methionyl aminopeptidase yields the protein MPTLITGEKTPQQMKDMRECGRMLATIYDELRQRVTAGMSELDVNEFAAGRIKDFGAEATYLTDEVKFPGVICVSTNEQLVHSFPTDYVFEKGDVVSFDLVIGYRGMKTDSAFTMVIDEEPRGAKKHLLHATEQSLYAGIDAISGEGTRVGDISAGVEAVLKKAKLGIIRELVGHGVGLEMHMSPEIPNYGRRGTGPVLHAGDTIAIEPMASLGSEKIVTEDDGWTISMKDGSLGAHFEHTVLITETGAEILTTL
- a CDS encoding vitamin K epoxide reductase family protein, whose amino-acid sequence is MFDMLRKWLSNKDSKRRQFAALVLLLGSGLGLLASFVLSIEALTLAKNSHAALNCDLNSVISCSAVANHWSATLLGFPNSFIGVMTLPVMVTIAVALLAGAKLPKWFMWGAQLGAVAGLLFAGWMFYMSYVEIGALCPWCLTLDAGMLLVCYGLTRYNVVTRMVGGRRTRKFVDRGFDTFLLALVTVVIVVVILATFGRELFA